In Cytobacillus sp. IB215665, a single window of DNA contains:
- a CDS encoding S9 family peptidase has product METFKKPDVEQFLRAYKIQDFVVSSDESQLIFSTNISGKFNLWAMDLPNEFPYPLTFNDQSCHGLQYDKNGKFVIVAFDHEGDENAQIYMIPPHGGEIQPVRTSEGKRHISPILSDDGKRLYYTSSKDEPTFLKSYCYHLDSGEEQVVHDGEGAATFLLDISPSEESFIISKLFSNTHKLSYVKVNEEIISLTPETSEQHTVTDAIYVSETEIFLITDYGEDFSYIAKFNIETKEFNKLVSVPGAGFKMIKYDKQHKQLYAVSEKGVEDLLYRYEIDSKQLEEVESPVGEVQKLTVTESGHLYLLGTSATKPANIYKKESNSHTWKQLTNNRVLGVDEQQLVDPEVIKYESFDGLEIEALFFKAKATNSNGHVIFWPHGGPQYGERKFFRGVFQYLISEGFSIFAPNFRGSTGYGLKFTKMVEGDWGHGPRLDNIEGLEYLIKNGYADRDKIFLIGGSYGGYMSLLLHGRHPEYFKAVVDIFGPSDLFSFINSVPEFWKPIMDQWVGNPERDKEKLIEYSPITYLDSMNKPMLVIQGANDPRVVKAESDQIVAALQEKGRDVEYMVLEDEGHGFSKLENELKVYRTVSAFLEKYM; this is encoded by the coding sequence GTGGAAACATTTAAAAAACCAGATGTAGAACAATTTTTACGAGCATATAAAATACAAGATTTTGTTGTAAGTAGTGATGAAAGTCAACTTATTTTTAGTACGAATATTAGTGGTAAGTTTAATTTGTGGGCAATGGATTTACCAAATGAATTTCCATATCCACTTACATTTAATGATCAAAGCTGCCATGGGCTTCAGTATGACAAGAATGGAAAATTTGTAATCGTAGCATTTGATCATGAAGGGGACGAAAATGCTCAAATTTATATGATTCCTCCACATGGTGGCGAAATACAGCCAGTTAGAACCTCAGAAGGTAAACGTCACATTTCACCAATTTTATCAGATGATGGCAAACGTTTATACTATACATCTTCAAAAGATGAACCGACTTTCCTAAAGAGTTATTGCTATCACCTCGATTCAGGGGAAGAACAGGTCGTTCATGATGGGGAAGGTGCGGCTACATTTTTACTAGATATTAGTCCTAGTGAAGAGAGCTTTATTATTAGTAAGCTTTTCTCTAACACTCACAAGCTATCCTATGTAAAAGTAAATGAGGAGATCATTTCCTTAACACCAGAAACGAGTGAGCAGCACACTGTAACAGATGCTATATATGTTTCAGAGACAGAAATTTTTCTAATAACTGATTATGGTGAGGATTTTTCATATATTGCTAAATTTAATATTGAAACTAAAGAGTTTAACAAACTAGTTTCAGTACCTGGTGCAGGGTTCAAAATGATTAAATATGATAAACAACATAAACAACTATACGCTGTTAGCGAAAAGGGTGTTGAAGATCTTCTATATCGATACGAAATAGATTCGAAGCAATTAGAAGAGGTTGAGAGTCCAGTAGGAGAGGTTCAAAAGTTAACTGTTACAGAAAGTGGTCATTTATATTTATTAGGCACTTCTGCTACGAAGCCAGCAAATATTTATAAAAAAGAAAGTAACTCACATACATGGAAGCAGCTAACAAACAATCGTGTGCTCGGTGTAGATGAGCAACAGTTAGTCGATCCCGAAGTAATTAAGTATGAGTCGTTTGATGGACTCGAGATAGAAGCACTCTTCTTTAAAGCAAAAGCTACAAATAGTAATGGTCATGTTATTTTTTGGCCACACGGTGGACCTCAGTATGGTGAACGTAAATTCTTTAGAGGTGTGTTTCAATATTTAATTAGTGAAGGGTTTAGTATTTTTGCACCTAATTTCCGAGGCTCTACTGGATATGGATTAAAGTTTACAAAAATGGTTGAAGGTGATTGGGGACATGGTCCACGCCTTGATAATATTGAAGGGTTAGAATACCTAATTAAAAATGGCTATGCAGATCGAGATAAGATTTTCCTAATAGGTGGAAGCTATGGTGGCTACATGTCGTTATTGCTCCATGGAAGACATCCGGAATATTTTAAGGCTGTAGTGGATATTTTTGGTCCTAGTGATTTGTTTTCGTTTATTAATTCTGTACCTGAGTTTTGGAAACCAATCATGGATCAATGGGTTGGAAACCCGGAAAGAGACAAAGAAAAGTTAATTGAGTATTCTCCGATTACATATTTAGATAGCATGAACAAACCAATGCTTGTTATTCAAGGAGCAAACGACCCACGTGTTGTAAAAGCAGAATCAGATCAAATCGTAGCTGCACTACAAGAAAAAGGTCGAGATGTTGAATATATGGTGTTAGAGGACGAGGGACATGGATTTTCAAAACTGGAGAATGAGTTAAAAGTGTATAGAACTGTATCAGCATTCCTTGAAAAATATATGTAA
- a CDS encoding nucleoside triphosphate pyrophosphohydrolase, with protein sequence MPLYNKLVRDYIPKIIEESGKNYRIKHLSDEEYTEELKKKLIEEVQEYLDAKDHESAVEELADVLELIHALAKVHHVTIEKVEERRDLKNQNRGGFKDKVFLIDVEDH encoded by the coding sequence ATGCCCTTGTATAACAAACTCGTTCGTGATTACATTCCTAAAATTATTGAAGAATCAGGAAAGAATTATCGAATTAAACACTTATCAGATGAAGAATATACGGAAGAATTGAAGAAAAAACTAATAGAAGAGGTGCAGGAATATCTTGATGCTAAAGATCATGAATCTGCTGTAGAAGAGTTAGCTGATGTACTTGAACTCATACATGCATTAGCAAAAGTTCATCATGTAACCATTGAAAAAGTTGAGGAAAGGCGAGATTTAAAGAACCAAAATAGAGGTGGCTTTAAAGATAAAGTGTTTCTCATTGATGTGGAGGATCATTAA
- a CDS encoding YdbC family protein produces MANIKYEVIDNFGVLSESAKGWTKELRSISWNDREPKFDIREWSPDGEKMGKGITVTKDELIKLRDMLNTMEL; encoded by the coding sequence ATGGCAAATATAAAATATGAAGTAATAGATAACTTTGGAGTTCTTTCTGAGTCAGCGAAAGGTTGGACAAAAGAGCTCAGAAGTATTAGCTGGAACGATAGAGAGCCGAAATTTGATATTAGAGAGTGGTCTCCTGATGGCGAAAAAATGGGTAAAGGTATCACAGTTACGAAAGATGAATTGATTAAGCTCAGAGACATGTTAAATACGATGGAGCTGTAA
- the bluB gene encoding 5,6-dimethylbenzimidazole synthase, translating into MFSNEERDAVYKVIGRRRDIRSFLSDPLPVDAIQRILQAGHSGPSVGFMQPWNFILITTDEVKEQLAWAADKERKALAIHYEGKKKNNFLDLKVEGLKQAPLTICVTCDPTRGGSHVLGRNSIPETDIMSVSCAIQNMWLASCVEGIALGWVSFYKKNDVRDILNIPPHIDPVALLSLGYTDHYPKAPLLEIHNWEKRQDLQKLVFYETWGVKGELHEEV; encoded by the coding sequence ATGTTCTCTAATGAAGAACGAGATGCCGTTTACAAGGTCATCGGCAGAAGAAGAGATATTCGATCCTTTTTATCTGATCCATTACCTGTAGATGCTATTCAACGAATTCTTCAGGCAGGGCATAGCGGTCCATCAGTTGGATTTATGCAGCCATGGAATTTCATTTTAATAACTACAGATGAAGTGAAAGAACAGTTAGCTTGGGCGGCGGATAAGGAACGTAAAGCATTGGCCATTCATTATGAAGGGAAGAAGAAAAACAACTTTTTAGATTTAAAAGTTGAAGGTTTAAAGCAAGCGCCACTAACGATTTGTGTTACATGTGACCCTACACGCGGTGGTTCACATGTACTCGGGAGAAATTCGATACCTGAAACGGATATTATGTCGGTTTCATGTGCCATCCAAAATATGTGGTTAGCCTCTTGTGTCGAAGGAATTGCACTAGGTTGGGTAAGTTTTTACAAAAAGAATGATGTTAGAGATATACTAAATATTCCACCTCATATTGACCCAGTTGCACTTCTATCACTTGGTTATACAGATCATTACCCTAAAGCTCCTTTGCTAGAAATCCATAACTGGGAAAAGCGTCAAGATCTACAAAAATTAGTTTTCTATGAAACATGGGGAGTTAAAGGGGAGTTGCATGAAGAAGTTTAG
- a CDS encoding nucleotidyltransferase domain-containing protein has protein sequence MDDIHNTRSITYSAGTSSELGKALANRLSPIEAARKFIHCHFPICHAAILAGSVIRGEATETSDLDIVIFDKHIDRSYRESLIYLDWPIEVFVHNLSSYKKFFDIDYKRARPTLQRMVSEGIVIKDSDIIIQIKQEANEILSTGPERWSEETIMMKRYFITDALDDFIGCSNRFEAIFIANKLAELVHEFVLRTNRQWIGTSKWIVRSLNHFDKSFTKDYVEAFDLFYQTNNKEKVIALVESVLLPSGGRLFSGFSIGKNK, from the coding sequence ATGGATGATATTCACAATACCAGGAGTATTACTTATAGTGCAGGAACAAGTAGTGAACTTGGCAAAGCTTTAGCTAATAGACTAAGTCCTATCGAAGCTGCAAGAAAATTTATACACTGTCATTTTCCAATTTGTCATGCAGCTATACTCGCAGGAAGTGTCATAAGAGGTGAGGCGACAGAGACATCTGACCTCGATATCGTTATTTTTGACAAACATATTGATCGTTCATATCGAGAATCACTCATTTATTTAGATTGGCCTATCGAGGTTTTTGTTCATAATTTATCTTCCTATAAGAAATTTTTTGATATTGATTATAAAAGGGCAAGACCAACTTTACAAAGAATGGTTTCCGAAGGGATTGTTATAAAAGACTCTGACATCATAATTCAAATCAAACAAGAGGCTAATGAAATATTAAGCACAGGGCCAGAGCGGTGGTCCGAAGAGACGATCATGATGAAACGATATTTCATTACTGATGCCCTTGATGATTTTATTGGCTGCTCTAATAGATTCGAAGCTATCTTTATTGCCAATAAGTTGGCTGAATTGGTCCACGAGTTTGTACTAAGAACGAATAGGCAATGGATCGGTACGTCCAAATGGATTGTTCGCTCTTTAAATCATTTTGATAAATCGTTTACGAAGGACTATGTCGAAGCGTTTGATTTATTCTATCAAACGAATAATAAAGAAAAAGTCATTGCATTGGTAGAAAGCGTGTTACTTCCCTCTGGAGGACGTCTATTTAGTGGATTTTCTATAGGTAAAAATAAATAA
- a CDS encoding aminoglycoside adenylyltransferase domain-containing protein: MKPFKLLNQIIDTYKRILDNNLVGIYLHGSLAMNCYNDSSDIDFVVVVKKPIDFSTKKELIHAIIHLENVPPKGVEMSVILERFANEIVHPTPFELHYSNFHKEKYLSDNNYICGGYTDPELAAHLTIIFHRGKCLYGKEIEEVFTEVPRDIYIDAIWYDIKNAKNEIVDDAVYFTLNLCRVLYYVTEGVICSKLEGGNWGHENLPQQYQKIVDDAVKVYIGQLGKMNITDESLLSFADYMLHEIRKHIMPIK; encoded by the coding sequence ATGAAGCCCTTTAAACTATTAAATCAAATCATAGATACATATAAGCGTATATTAGATAATAATCTAGTAGGTATATATTTACATGGTTCACTAGCGATGAACTGCTATAACGATTCGAGTGATATAGATTTTGTTGTTGTCGTAAAGAAACCAATCGATTTTTCTACAAAAAAAGAACTCATTCATGCCATTATTCATTTAGAAAATGTTCCACCTAAAGGAGTGGAAATGAGTGTCATTCTCGAGAGATTTGCAAATGAAATCGTACATCCAACACCGTTTGAGTTGCACTATTCAAATTTTCATAAGGAAAAATACTTATCGGACAATAATTATATATGCGGAGGGTATACAGACCCTGAATTAGCGGCCCATTTGACTATTATTTTTCATAGAGGAAAGTGCTTATATGGAAAAGAAATTGAAGAAGTTTTTACAGAAGTACCAAGAGATATTTATATCGATGCTATTTGGTACGATATTAAAAATGCCAAAAATGAAATTGTGGATGATGCAGTCTATTTCACTTTAAACTTGTGTCGTGTACTTTATTATGTAACAGAAGGTGTTATTTGTTCAAAACTTGAAGGTGGGAATTGGGGTCACGAAAACTTGCCTCAACAGTATCAAAAAATAGTTGATGATGCTGTAAAAGTGTATATAGGTCAATTAGGAAAAATGAATATTACAGACGAAAGCTTATTAAGCTTTGCGGATTATATGTTACATGAGATAAGAAAACACATCATGCCTATTAAGTAG
- a CDS encoding chitobiase/beta-hexosaminidase C-terminal domain-containing protein, producing the protein MSKLTRKRTSFVLVALLVFNLFNVGLVSQSFAAESFVETFDNSNATGSYGTDSFVGNDGVTWSYVASRDEGDYPIDDKGLMLRRSSDNSNIISSPIQNGISSFSVDLKKGFTGSGDRQVELFINGESKGLSEAFDDTDVHAFSVDELNIAGEVEIQLVNVTGKQIVIDNITWTSFDGEVTQASIVKASVNSGEVDAGTEVTLSTSTDDADIYFTTDGTLPTEESTLYDEPITITEDVTIQAIAVKEGLDASNVASFSYTVKAPLEVQPIADTRALEVGSEAKIEGIVTASFVTGGKTNLFVQDDSAGIVVRGDIAANVGDRISAEGTMNHYFDMAQLEVDAVDVISSNEGVPVPQIISSADLTSTTGEAVEAELVKIENVTITEVDSNGNFTGVDVNGEFKLRPQDRSLLEVGKTYDNITGVIDYNYSEYKLTPRSAIDVVEDTFSVFANPASGTIEKGSTVELSTLVEDGIIYYTVDGTDPSTVSEVYSEAIEVTEDVTIKAIVVKDGETSDVAVFDYQAILPLDSLNIHDIQGVGHVSLYDGEIVKNVKGIVTHLDGSNGFFMESVEADDDIRTSEGIYVYFKNSGVKVGDLVSVTGEVEEFKPRGYDDAKDLLTTEIKGSTVTVEASNQPLPAPVVIGDDRIQPTKVIDNDAFAEFDPEEDGIDFYESLEGMRIVLDGATVVGHPKYEEVPVVVDSAVDSYRSEAGGVIISPEDFNPERLLVKLGKDMDLKTGDQFAGPITGVLSYDYSNFKLVLTEDLPEVIDGGLEREITNIEKAEDKLTVASYNVENFSAETDQEKIDKIAHSIIENLKTPDIVGLIEVQDNDGPTDSGTTDASLTYEALIAAIEAAGGPTYKYTDIAPEDKMDGGQPGGNIRVGYIYNPDRVSLVDKPAGDATTAVGYDENGLTMNPGRIDPTNEAFSNSRKSLAAEFEFNGERVVVIANHLNSKRGDGALYGSEQPVVLGSEPSRVDKSQVLNDFIEGALAVNPDANFVVLGDMNDFEFSAPLRTLEGDVLTNMIEELPKEERYTYIYEGNSQVLDHILVSNNVAANTEVDIVNINTDFTEASGAASDHDPVLVQIGFSEDTVAQLDRLVADFKAENLPAGELASVIADLVITDEMDEAEVKATLLDVMLADVTDKKEAHQIEKSAKNIERDLAKMKKEVNKHGMSKFSKYVDKVEKELEKMLKKSSTVDSHNFERFMERFPIVPRVYKFFTYVFNL; encoded by the coding sequence GTGTCTAAGCTTACTAGAAAACGAACAAGCTTCGTATTGGTGGCTTTATTAGTCTTCAACTTATTTAACGTTGGACTTGTAAGTCAATCGTTTGCAGCAGAATCTTTTGTTGAAACGTTTGACAACTCTAATGCAACTGGAAGTTATGGAACAGACTCATTTGTTGGAAACGATGGAGTGACTTGGTCATATGTTGCTTCACGTGATGAAGGTGATTATCCGATTGATGATAAGGGGTTAATGTTACGTCGTTCAAGCGACAATAGTAATATTATATCTAGCCCTATTCAAAATGGGATTAGTTCTTTTTCAGTAGACCTAAAGAAAGGTTTCACTGGAAGTGGTGACCGACAAGTAGAGTTATTTATAAATGGAGAATCAAAAGGATTATCTGAAGCATTTGATGACACTGATGTTCATGCTTTTTCGGTGGATGAGTTAAATATTGCTGGAGAGGTAGAAATTCAGTTAGTAAATGTAACAGGTAAACAAATCGTAATAGATAACATTACTTGGACAAGCTTTGATGGAGAAGTTACACAAGCTTCAATAGTAAAGGCTTCTGTTAACTCTGGAGAAGTAGACGCTGGAACAGAAGTAACGTTGTCAACATCAACTGATGATGCAGACATTTATTTTACAACTGATGGTACATTACCAACGGAAGAAAGCACATTATATGATGAACCAATCACAATTACTGAAGATGTAACGATTCAAGCGATCGCAGTAAAAGAAGGTTTGGATGCAAGTAATGTAGCTTCATTCTCATATACTGTAAAAGCACCACTTGAAGTGCAACCAATTGCTGATACACGCGCACTTGAAGTAGGTAGTGAAGCAAAAATTGAAGGAATTGTCACTGCTTCGTTCGTGACAGGTGGAAAAACAAATCTTTTCGTACAAGATGATTCAGCTGGAATCGTTGTTCGTGGCGACATTGCAGCAAATGTTGGTGACCGCATTTCAGCAGAAGGTACAATGAATCATTATTTTGATATGGCTCAATTAGAAGTAGATGCTGTTGATGTAATCAGCAGTAATGAAGGTGTACCAGTACCACAAATCATATCGTCAGCTGATTTAACTAGCACTACAGGTGAAGCTGTTGAAGCTGAATTAGTAAAAATTGAAAATGTAACAATTACTGAAGTAGATAGTAATGGAAATTTCACTGGTGTAGATGTAAACGGTGAGTTTAAACTACGCCCACAAGATCGTAGTCTACTAGAAGTAGGTAAAACGTATGATAATATCACTGGAGTAATTGATTATAACTATAGTGAATATAAGCTTACACCACGATCTGCAATAGATGTAGTTGAAGATACATTCTCGGTATTTGCTAACCCAGCATCTGGCACAATTGAAAAAGGATCAACAGTTGAATTATCAACTTTAGTAGAAGATGGAATCATTTACTATACAGTAGACGGCACAGATCCATCAACTGTAAGTGAAGTATATAGTGAGGCTATAGAAGTTACAGAAGATGTAACAATTAAAGCGATTGTTGTCAAAGACGGAGAAACAAGTGATGTTGCTGTGTTCGATTACCAAGCAATTTTACCGCTTGATTCCCTTAATATTCATGATATTCAAGGTGTAGGACATGTTTCCTTATATGATGGAGAAATTGTTAAAAATGTAAAAGGTATCGTAACACACTTAGATGGCTCAAATGGCTTCTTCATGGAGTCTGTAGAAGCTGATGACGACATTCGTACATCAGAAGGAATTTATGTCTACTTCAAAAATTCTGGTGTGAAAGTCGGCGACCTAGTATCTGTTACAGGTGAGGTTGAAGAGTTTAAACCACGTGGTTACGATGACGCAAAAGATTTATTAACGACAGAAATTAAAGGATCTACTGTAACAGTTGAAGCATCTAATCAACCATTACCAGCACCTGTTGTAATCGGAGATGACCGTATTCAACCGACTAAGGTGATTGATAATGATGCATTTGCTGAATTTGATCCTGAAGAAGATGGCATTGATTTCTACGAAAGCTTAGAAGGAATGCGTATCGTATTAGATGGTGCGACAGTTGTCGGACATCCTAAGTACGAAGAAGTTCCAGTTGTAGTAGACAGTGCAGTTGACTCATATCGTTCTGAAGCTGGTGGTGTAATCATTTCACCAGAAGACTTCAATCCAGAGCGTTTGTTAGTGAAGCTTGGCAAAGATATGGACCTTAAAACAGGTGATCAATTTGCTGGACCAATAACTGGTGTTCTAAGCTATGATTACAGTAACTTTAAGCTAGTATTAACTGAAGATCTACCAGAAGTAATTGACGGTGGATTAGAAAGAGAAATTACTAACATTGAAAAAGCAGAAGATAAATTAACAGTAGCTTCATACAATGTCGAAAACTTCTCTGCTGAAACTGATCAAGAGAAAATTGACAAAATTGCTCATTCAATTATTGAAAACTTAAAAACTCCTGACATTGTTGGATTAATAGAAGTACAAGATAATGATGGACCAACTGATAGTGGTACAACTGACGCTAGTTTAACGTATGAAGCGTTAATTGCAGCAATTGAAGCAGCTGGTGGACCGACTTATAAGTACACAGATATCGCACCAGAAGACAAGATGGATGGTGGACAACCAGGTGGTAACATCCGTGTAGGATATATTTATAACCCAGACCGCGTAAGTCTAGTTGATAAACCAGCTGGTGATGCAACAACTGCTGTAGGATACGATGAAAATGGCTTAACAATGAACCCTGGACGCATCGACCCTACAAATGAAGCATTTAGTAACTCTCGTAAATCACTTGCAGCTGAATTTGAGTTCAACGGTGAAAGAGTCGTTGTTATAGCGAATCACTTAAATTCAAAACGTGGTGACGGAGCGTTATATGGTAGTGAACAACCTGTTGTTTTAGGTAGTGAGCCTAGTCGTGTTGACAAATCACAAGTATTAAACGACTTCATTGAAGGTGCATTAGCAGTAAATCCAGATGCAAACTTTGTAGTACTTGGAGACATGAACGATTTTGAATTCTCTGCTCCATTACGTACGCTAGAAGGTGACGTATTAACAAACATGATTGAAGAGTTACCTAAGGAAGAACGCTACACATATATTTATGAAGGTAACTCACAAGTGTTAGACCACATTTTAGTATCAAACAATGTAGCAGCTAATACTGAAGTAGACATTGTTAACATTAATACAGACTTTACAGAAGCGTCAGGTGCAGCGAGTGACCATGACCCAGTATTAGTTCAAATTGGTTTTTCAGAAGACACTGTTGCACAGCTTGACCGTTTAGTAGCTGATTTTAAAGCTGAGAATTTACCTGCTGGTGAACTAGCATCTGTAATAGCTGATTTAGTCATAACAGACGAAATGGATGAAGCTGAAGTGAAAGCCACACTTTTAGATGTTATGTTAGCTGATGTAACTGACAAAAAGGAAGCACACCAAATAGAGAAATCTGCTAAAAATATTGAACGCGATTTGGCTAAGATGAAGAAAGAAGTTAATAAGCACGGTATGTCAAAGTTCTCAAAATATGTAGATAAAGTAGAGAAAGAATTAGAGAAAATGTTAAAGAAAAGTTCGACAGTAGATAGCCATAATTTCGAAAGGTTTATGGAAAGATTCCCTATTGTACCAAGGGTTTATAAATTTTTTACCTACGTTTTTAATTTATAA
- a CDS encoding MFS transporter: MLKELHPNIRIRIYTSFLSRVIASMIFPFMAIYYTRELNATYAGFFILTQVVIQFFSSLYGGYFADTIGRKKMMVIGEWMKVFAFLGMITVNSPIFTSPLATFLMVIIMGVASGLINPAAEAMLIDVSTKETRTLMYSINYWAVNLSIMLGLLVGGWLFKTHFFELLIILFFISIITLTMTITLIKETFTSKKTVEALKPYGIKPLLLSYQTVIKDIPFVLFTIGGIAILSLEHQRNNFIAVRLEGEIIPTVVSLFGNIQFSLDGVKLLSLLFVGNTLIIVLFTSFVSKFIKNKAEQPIMYTGCLLFGAGYAILSFSNDFLLLFIAIIILSIGELLFVPTRQSILADIVEDNRRGAYMAFNGFIFQFGKMFGALGIIVGQQIGGIGMSFLYILFAFIGIAFARLGILKSYEKRKDRTSSTVV, translated from the coding sequence ATGTTGAAAGAGTTACATCCCAATATTCGTATTAGAATATATACGTCGTTTTTGAGTCGCGTAATCGCTTCAATGATTTTCCCATTTATGGCAATCTATTATACGAGAGAGTTAAACGCTACTTATGCAGGATTTTTTATATTAACTCAAGTCGTTATCCAATTTTTCTCTAGTTTATATGGAGGCTATTTTGCTGATACAATTGGTAGAAAAAAAATGATGGTCATTGGTGAATGGATGAAGGTATTCGCTTTTCTAGGTATGATCACAGTAAATTCCCCCATTTTCACATCACCTTTGGCTACATTTTTAATGGTCATTATTATGGGTGTGGCTTCAGGGCTTATAAATCCAGCAGCTGAAGCGATGCTAATCGATGTAAGTACGAAAGAAACTCGTACTTTAATGTATTCAATCAACTACTGGGCTGTCAATTTATCAATTATGCTCGGATTACTGGTTGGAGGTTGGCTTTTTAAAACTCATTTTTTCGAGCTACTAATCATATTATTTTTCATCTCTATCATCACTTTAACGATGACAATCACTCTTATTAAAGAAACATTTACTTCAAAAAAAACAGTGGAGGCGTTGAAACCGTACGGAATAAAACCACTACTACTAAGCTATCAAACTGTGATAAAAGATATACCGTTTGTCTTATTTACCATTGGTGGGATAGCAATATTATCACTAGAACACCAAAGAAATAATTTTATCGCAGTAAGATTAGAAGGGGAAATTATTCCAACAGTTGTGTCTCTATTTGGAAATATACAGTTTTCCTTAGATGGAGTAAAACTCTTAAGTTTATTATTCGTGGGGAATACGTTAATCATCGTATTGTTTACTTCATTTGTTTCAAAATTTATAAAAAATAAAGCAGAACAGCCAATAATGTATACCGGGTGCCTACTATTTGGAGCTGGCTATGCGATTCTCTCTTTTTCAAACGATTTTTTATTGTTGTTTATTGCGATTATTATATTGTCCATCGGTGAACTATTGTTTGTTCCAACTAGACAATCGATTCTAGCAGACATTGTAGAAGACAATCGCCGTGGTGCTTATATGGCATTTAATGGATTTATTTTCCAATTTGGCAAAATGTTCGGGGCACTCGGTATCATTGTTGGACAACAAATCGGTGGAATTGGAATGAGCTTTCTTTACATATTATTTGCTTTTATCGGCATAGCATTCGCGAGATTAGGAATCCTTAAGAGCTACGAAAAGAGGAAGGACCGAACATCCTCAACGGTTGTATAA
- a CDS encoding SDR family oxidoreductase, which yields MINKTAIVTGSSSGFGYVTVIELAKAGFHVVATMRDLTKSAQLEQELNSHNLLEQVDIEYVDVTSQESIKKLVEKCSKYNSVDLLVNNAGFAVGGFAEEVTIDEYRKQFETNVFGLMAMTQAILPIMRKQRSGRIINMSSVSGLIGFPSISAYVSSKYAVEGYSESLRIECKPFGIDIVLIEPGSYATNVWKVGRSNSTSIGSEDSPYTTHLAKIEERLAKEEKNLGNPLDVAKMIVSVANKHNPKLRYKIGKGVKMNVFMKHLIPWNIWEKNILRLLYK from the coding sequence ATGATTAACAAGACAGCTATCGTTACTGGATCTTCAAGCGGGTTTGGTTATGTAACGGTTATCGAGCTAGCAAAGGCGGGTTTTCATGTGGTCGCAACTATGAGGGACCTTACAAAATCAGCACAACTTGAACAGGAATTAAATAGTCACAACTTACTCGAACAGGTAGATATAGAATATGTTGATGTAACGAGTCAAGAATCTATTAAGAAGTTAGTAGAAAAATGCTCAAAGTACAACAGTGTAGATTTACTCGTCAATAATGCAGGCTTTGCAGTGGGAGGCTTTGCTGAGGAAGTAACAATTGATGAGTATCGTAAGCAATTTGAAACGAATGTATTTGGCTTGATGGCAATGACTCAGGCAATTCTACCTATAATGAGGAAACAGAGAAGCGGTCGGATTATTAATATGAGTAGTGTTTCTGGTTTGATAGGGTTTCCTTCTATATCTGCTTACGTATCTTCAAAGTATGCAGTAGAAGGTTATAGTGAGTCGCTACGCATAGAATGTAAGCCATTCGGAATCGATATTGTGTTGATTGAACCTGGTTCATATGCCACAAATGTGTGGAAGGTGGGAAGATCCAATTCTACAAGCATAGGGAGTGAGGACTCTCCTTATACAACACATTTAGCAAAAATTGAAGAAAGGCTAGCAAAGGAAGAAAAAAACTTGGGGAATCCTTTAGATGTGGCAAAGATGATTGTATCTGTGGCAAATAAACACAATCCAAAGCTTCGTTATAAAATTGGTAAAGGTGTAAAAATGAACGTGTTCATGAAACATTTAATACCATGGAACATATGGGAAAAGAATATTTTACGGTTATTATATAAGTAG